The Algihabitans albus genome includes a window with the following:
- a CDS encoding nicotinate phosphoribosyltransferase: MPDDPKTSRSLAQRLGYGPRDEAGVAAWTDTYFKRTKRIVETFGDCEVTYALFMRRPVICAPRLVVEWLEDMAAQRGFQVEIELRYPEGKWVGAGEPILYVTGPLYHLSDLETLMLQKLGPPCVAAYNAYTMCADLPKVGFLAMEARHCAGTEMTELMVYAASVGSARAKRKVGALGFVGTATDATAHFLGKERGIGTMPHALIGYAGSTVRAAEMFAETFPDDPLVVLVDYFAREITDSLAVCRRFPERAAKGEVSLRLDVPGSRYLEGLDPAASYAVLERNAPYAVRGYRTDEQLRNLVGAGVSAAAIWALREALDAEGFDKVRIVGSSGFGPEKCRIMAEADAPLDLVGTGSYLPSKWSETYATADIVAYDGQPRVKVGREFLLRR, from the coding sequence ATGCCGGACGATCCTAAGACAAGCAGATCCCTCGCTCAGCGGCTCGGGTACGGCCCGCGCGACGAGGCCGGCGTGGCGGCCTGGACCGACACCTACTTCAAGCGGACCAAGCGGATCGTCGAAACTTTCGGCGATTGCGAGGTGACCTACGCGCTCTTCATGCGCCGGCCGGTGATCTGTGCGCCGCGACTTGTCGTGGAGTGGTTGGAGGACATGGCGGCGCAGCGTGGGTTTCAGGTCGAGATCGAGCTGCGCTATCCCGAGGGCAAGTGGGTCGGCGCCGGCGAGCCGATCCTCTATGTCACTGGCCCGCTCTATCATCTCTCCGATCTCGAAACGCTGATGCTGCAGAAGCTGGGGCCGCCCTGCGTCGCGGCCTACAACGCCTATACGATGTGCGCGGACTTGCCGAAGGTCGGCTTCCTCGCGATGGAGGCACGGCATTGTGCCGGTACCGAAATGACCGAGCTGATGGTCTATGCCGCGTCGGTCGGCTCCGCGCGGGCCAAGCGTAAGGTCGGTGCTCTCGGTTTCGTCGGCACGGCGACGGACGCCACGGCCCATTTCCTAGGCAAGGAGCGGGGCATCGGCACCATGCCCCACGCCTTGATCGGCTATGCCGGGTCCACCGTGCGCGCCGCGGAGATGTTCGCCGAGACTTTCCCGGACGATCCGCTGGTGGTGCTGGTCGACTACTTCGCTCGGGAGATCACCGATAGTCTGGCGGTCTGCCGCCGCTTCCCGGAACGCGCGGCCAAAGGCGAGGTGTCGCTGAGGCTCGACGTCCCGGGCAGCCGCTACTTGGAGGGCCTCGACCCGGCGGCCAGCTATGCGGTGTTGGAGCGCAATGCGCCCTACGCCGTGCGCGGGTATCGCACCGACGAACAGTTGCGCAATCTGGTCGGCGCCGGAGTCTCGGCGGCGGCCATCTGGGCCTTGCGCGAGGCCCTGGACGCCGAGGGCTTCGACAAGGTGCGCATCGTCGGCTCCTCGGGCTTCGGCCCGGAGAAGTGCCGTATCATGGCGGAGGCCGACGCACCTTTGGACCTGGTTGGGACCGGCAGCTATCTGCCGTCCAAGTGGTCGGAGACCTACGCGACGGCCGATATCGTCGCCTACGACGGGCAACCGCGGGTCAAGGTGGGCCGCGAGTTCCTGCTGCGCCGCTGA
- a CDS encoding glutathione S-transferase N-terminal domain-containing protein, which yields MARKLYERVGKQDNHRPSPFSWRARYALAHKGLDIDDHVPVKFHDKESIAFSGQGFVPILIDGAETVHDSWAIATYLEDSYPDRPSLFGGSQALAHFMNTWADTALMPAVFPLVITDLHANIAEDDKAYFRETREKRLGRTIESFAADRSAFEANLAKALAPLRAQLDAYPYVSGPEPAYADYAVFSVFQFARCVSPTPVLSADDALRTWIDRISALFGGLGASCLRLEEGVAA from the coding sequence ATGGCTCGCAAGCTCTACGAACGTGTCGGCAAGCAGGACAATCATCGTCCCAGCCCCTTTTCCTGGCGGGCGCGCTATGCGCTGGCTCACAAGGGCTTGGATATCGACGACCATGTCCCGGTCAAGTTCCACGACAAAGAGTCGATTGCCTTCTCCGGTCAGGGATTCGTGCCAATTTTGATCGACGGCGCGGAGACGGTTCATGACTCCTGGGCCATCGCCACGTATCTGGAGGACAGCTATCCGGACCGCCCGAGTCTGTTTGGCGGGTCGCAGGCCCTCGCACACTTCATGAACACCTGGGCCGACACGGCCCTGATGCCGGCCGTTTTCCCGCTGGTGATCACCGATCTCCACGCCAACATCGCCGAGGATGACAAGGCCTACTTCCGCGAGACGCGCGAGAAGCGCCTTGGCCGGACCATCGAGTCCTTCGCGGCGGACCGCTCGGCGTTCGAGGCCAATCTCGCCAAAGCGCTGGCGCCCTTGCGCGCTCAACTCGACGCTTATCCCTACGTCAGCGGACCCGAGCCGGCTTATGCCGACTACGCCGTCTTCTCGGTTTTCCAATTCGCCCGTTGCGTCAGCCCGACTCCGGTCTTGAGCGCGGACGATGCTCTGCGGACCTGGATCGACCGTATCTCGGCTCTGTTCGGCGGCTTAGGCGCTTCCTGCCTGCGCCTCGAAGAAGGTGTCGCGGCCTAA
- a CDS encoding NAD+ synthase, translating into MTDRLTIALAQINPTVGDLAGNAVRLRAARAAAAEGGADLVVAPELCISGYPPEDLVLKPDFVKGVAAVVGELAAETADGGPALLIGAPWRDDSQGGNGSGQPDDPEAATPLRGRVYNAALLLDGGQVQAVRYKHDLPNYGVFDEARVFAAGPLPGPISFRGVRLGVMVCEDMWTPDVTECLEESGAEILIVPNGSPFETDKLEERQQLAIQRITESGLPLIYVNQVGGQDELVFDGASFALDAGCRLRAHLPAFQEAVGLTHWERTDEGWTCRDGDLVEPLEGLDAIYSALMLGLRDYVGKSGFPGVVIGLSGGVDSALSAVIAADALGPEQVHCVMMPSPYTSDQSLEDAAALARLNGLRLDQIGIQPAMEAFEGMLRPVFDGLPADTTEENIQARARGIALMAISNKLGKMVLSTGNKSEMSVGYSTLYGDMCGGFNVLKDVYKTTVYRLCQWRNQQRPAAAQGFQGRTIPERIITRAPSAELKPDQTDQDSLPPYDELDDILACLIEREMSLAEIAKRGHALETVTRTWRMLENAEYKRRQAPPGVKITRRSFGRDRRYPIVNAFKSPL; encoded by the coding sequence ATGACCGACCGCTTGACCATTGCCCTGGCGCAGATCAACCCCACGGTGGGGGACCTGGCGGGAAACGCGGTACGGCTGCGCGCAGCCCGTGCGGCGGCGGCGGAGGGCGGTGCCGATCTCGTGGTCGCGCCCGAGCTCTGTATCTCCGGCTATCCGCCCGAGGACCTGGTGCTCAAGCCCGACTTCGTAAAGGGTGTCGCAGCCGTCGTCGGCGAGCTGGCGGCGGAAACGGCCGATGGCGGACCGGCCTTGCTGATTGGCGCACCCTGGCGTGATGACTCCCAAGGCGGCAATGGTTCCGGGCAGCCCGACGACCCAGAGGCCGCCACGCCGCTGCGCGGACGCGTCTACAATGCGGCCCTGTTGCTCGATGGCGGCCAAGTTCAGGCCGTGCGTTACAAGCACGATCTTCCGAACTACGGCGTGTTCGACGAAGCACGGGTCTTCGCCGCCGGGCCCTTGCCGGGTCCGATCAGCTTTCGCGGCGTGCGCCTGGGCGTCATGGTCTGCGAAGACATGTGGACGCCGGACGTCACGGAATGCCTGGAGGAATCCGGTGCAGAGATCCTGATCGTGCCGAACGGCAGCCCCTTCGAGACCGATAAGCTTGAGGAACGTCAGCAGCTCGCGATTCAGCGAATCACGGAAAGCGGCCTGCCGTTGATCTACGTGAACCAGGTCGGCGGCCAGGACGAACTCGTTTTCGACGGCGCCTCCTTTGCGCTCGACGCGGGCTGCCGGCTGCGCGCTCACCTACCGGCCTTCCAGGAAGCGGTGGGTCTCACCCATTGGGAGCGGACAGACGAGGGCTGGACTTGCCGCGACGGCGACCTGGTCGAGCCGCTGGAGGGCTTGGACGCTATCTATAGCGCACTCATGCTGGGCCTTAGGGACTACGTCGGGAAGTCCGGTTTCCCCGGCGTGGTGATCGGTCTGTCGGGCGGTGTCGATTCCGCGCTGTCGGCGGTCATCGCCGCCGACGCCCTGGGGCCCGAGCAGGTCCACTGCGTGATGATGCCGTCGCCCTACACCAGCGACCAGTCGCTGGAGGATGCAGCGGCGCTGGCGCGGCTCAATGGTCTGCGTCTCGACCAGATCGGCATTCAGCCGGCCATGGAGGCCTTCGAAGGCATGTTGCGCCCGGTGTTCGATGGCCTGCCGGCCGACACCACGGAGGAAAACATCCAGGCCCGTGCCCGGGGTATCGCGTTGATGGCGATCTCCAACAAGCTCGGCAAGATGGTGCTGTCGACCGGTAACAAGTCGGAGATGAGCGTCGGCTACTCGACGCTCTACGGCGATATGTGCGGCGGTTTCAACGTTCTCAAGGACGTTTACAAGACCACCGTCTACCGCCTCTGCCAATGGCGCAATCAGCAGCGGCCCGCCGCCGCACAAGGCTTCCAGGGTCGCACGATCCCCGAGCGGATAATCACCAGGGCGCCCTCGGCCGAGCTCAAGCCGGATCAGACCGACCAGGACTCCCTGCCGCCCTATGACGAACTGGACGACATTCTCGCCTGCCTGATCGAACGGGAGATGTCGCTCGCCGAGATCGCCAAGCGGGGACACGCTCTGGAGACCGTGACGCGAACCTGGCGCATGCTGGAGAATGCCGAGTATAAGCGCCGGCAGGCGCCGCCGGGCGTCAAGATCACCCGGCGCTCGTTTGGCCGCGACCGGCGCTATCCCATCGTCAATGCCTTCAAGAGCCCGCTCTAG